The Sphingobium sp. JS3065 genome includes a region encoding these proteins:
- a CDS encoding SDR family NAD(P)-dependent oxidoreductase gives MADVTGKHVLITGAAGGMGAEHARTLAAAGAKVVLTDVEADAGQKVAASIGSNALFVELDVSSASSWAAAVEAAERQFGPITSLVNNAGLGYLIPFDGLTEADFRKFIEVNQIGVFLGMKAVVPAMRRVGGGSITNISSAYGLRAGASALAYVATKFAVTGMTKAAAMDLGRDNIRVNSVHPGVIGATSMTKDIDDHLGALLTKTPLGRIGKLSEVSELVRFLVSDDGGYCTGAEFVIDGGLICHS, from the coding sequence ATGGCAGACGTCACCGGGAAGCACGTCCTAATCACCGGCGCGGCAGGCGGCATGGGAGCAGAACATGCTCGCACGCTTGCTGCGGCGGGCGCCAAGGTGGTTCTGACAGACGTCGAAGCTGACGCTGGACAAAAGGTGGCGGCCTCGATCGGCTCCAACGCCCTTTTCGTCGAACTCGACGTATCGAGCGCCTCGTCCTGGGCCGCTGCTGTTGAGGCCGCGGAGCGCCAGTTTGGGCCGATCACGTCATTGGTCAACAATGCCGGCCTTGGTTATCTCATACCGTTCGATGGCTTGACGGAGGCCGACTTCCGGAAGTTTATTGAGGTCAACCAAATCGGCGTGTTCCTGGGAATGAAGGCGGTGGTCCCGGCAATGCGACGCGTAGGGGGAGGCTCGATCACTAATATCTCGTCGGCTTACGGCTTGCGCGCGGGCGCCTCAGCTCTGGCTTATGTCGCGACGAAATTCGCCGTCACGGGAATGACGAAGGCTGCGGCAATGGATTTGGGCCGCGACAACATCAGGGTCAATTCGGTCCATCCGGGCGTGATCGGCGCAACCAGCATGACGAAGGACATTGACGACCATCTGGGAGCTCTGTTGACCAAGACCCCGTTGGGCAGGATCGGCAAGCTGAGCGAAGTGTCCGAACTGGTCAGATTTCTTGTCTCCGATGATGGCGGATACTGTACCGGTGCCGAATTCGTAATAGACGGCGGCTTGATCTGCCACAGCTGA
- a CDS encoding cytochrome P450, protein MTSKSISVSSELLDQVPAHVPRELIHPFSVFDNPEMKKCPYAAMSNLHEQPNIFWSPLSNRGGKEDGGSWVITRADDIARILGDPLTFSSKSITGFSKLMGDSWDMLPLEVDPPSHTKYRNALSHFLYPKVIAGMAPGISQRAHDLIDGIADKNGCEFMSTFGKPFPVSIFMQLMGLPSDRMSVFLSWVKGLLHGDTITDRQAAAFEIKAYLLDLMKDRRNSPKDDLATKIVNATIDGRLWNDDEVLGTFYTFFVGGMDSVAATLGWFFRHLAEHPEHQQYLRDNRDAIPHGAVELMRRYTITTSVRYCLRDTEINGVQIKAGDWLTIPYPLGSLDPSKFDNPMEVDFSRKHPRHFSFASGPHFCMGSHLAMKELTIALETWFDRIPPFRLKKDAPIEVYGDVALGIAHLEIEW, encoded by the coding sequence ATGACAAGTAAATCTATATCCGTCAGTTCTGAATTGCTTGATCAGGTTCCCGCGCATGTTCCGCGTGAATTGATTCATCCGTTCAGCGTGTTCGACAATCCTGAGATGAAGAAATGTCCATACGCTGCCATGAGCAATCTTCACGAACAGCCGAATATATTCTGGTCTCCGCTCAGCAATAGGGGTGGTAAGGAGGACGGCGGATCCTGGGTCATAACACGGGCCGACGATATTGCGCGAATTCTTGGCGATCCGCTAACCTTTTCCAGCAAGAGCATAACGGGGTTTTCCAAGCTGATGGGGGATAGCTGGGATATGCTGCCCCTGGAGGTCGATCCTCCATCGCATACGAAATATCGCAACGCTTTGAGTCATTTTCTTTATCCAAAGGTCATAGCAGGAATGGCGCCGGGCATTTCCCAACGCGCGCATGATCTCATCGACGGTATAGCCGACAAAAATGGCTGCGAATTCATGTCGACTTTCGGCAAGCCATTCCCGGTCAGCATCTTCATGCAGTTGATGGGCTTGCCATCGGATCGCATGAGTGTATTTCTATCCTGGGTTAAGGGGTTGCTGCATGGCGATACGATCACCGATCGTCAGGCGGCGGCATTCGAAATCAAGGCATATTTGCTCGACCTAATGAAAGATCGACGCAACTCGCCCAAGGATGATCTTGCAACCAAAATCGTTAATGCGACGATTGATGGGCGACTCTGGAACGATGACGAGGTACTGGGTACATTCTATACATTCTTCGTCGGCGGAATGGATAGTGTTGCCGCCACATTGGGATGGTTCTTTCGTCATCTCGCCGAGCATCCCGAGCATCAGCAATATCTGCGCGACAACCGGGATGCCATTCCACATGGGGCCGTGGAGTTGATGCGGCGTTACACCATCACGACTTCGGTGCGTTACTGTCTTCGGGATACAGAGATCAATGGTGTCCAGATCAAGGCGGGCGATTGGTTGACGATACCCTATCCTCTTGGAAGCCTGGATCCTTCGAAGTTTGACAACCCCATGGAAGTCGATTTTTCGCGCAAACACCCCCGTCACTTCAGTTTTGCCTCAGGGCCGCATTTCTGCATGGGATCACATTTGGCCATGAAAGAATTGACCATCGCGCTTGAGACCTGGTTTGATCGGATTCCACCCTTCCGACTGAAGAAAGATGCGCCGATCGAAGTATATGGTGATGTGGCGCTGGGAATCGCACATCTCGAAATTGAGTGGTAG
- a CDS encoding ABC transporter ATP-binding protein, protein MKQRSYLALEGITVEFPTKAGRFCALDGIDLEVEKGQFVALIGHSGCGKSTLLNAVAGLVKPTRGAIFLDGQVVDAPGPDRAVVFQDHSLLPWLTVEENVRLAVDKTAGGKNKAERKDWVMHNLELVQMTHAAAKRPGELSGGMKQRVGIARAIAMNPRVLLMDEPFGALDALTRAALQDVVMDLQARLNNTVLMITHDVDEAVLLADRVVMMTNGPAARIGEDRTVALARPRNRLEAIDTPEYAEARSAVIHFLHERYRNPATLAA, encoded by the coding sequence ATGAAACAGCGCAGCTATCTCGCGCTTGAGGGCATCACCGTCGAATTTCCGACCAAGGCTGGGCGCTTCTGCGCGCTCGACGGGATCGATCTGGAAGTCGAAAAGGGGCAGTTCGTGGCGCTGATCGGCCATTCGGGCTGCGGCAAATCGACCTTGCTCAACGCCGTGGCGGGGCTGGTCAAGCCGACCCGCGGCGCCATCTTCCTCGACGGGCAGGTGGTGGACGCGCCGGGGCCGGACCGGGCGGTGGTCTTTCAGGACCATAGCCTGCTGCCCTGGTTGACGGTGGAGGAAAATGTGCGCCTGGCGGTCGACAAGACGGCGGGCGGCAAGAACAAGGCCGAGCGCAAGGATTGGGTCATGCACAATCTGGAGCTGGTCCAGATGACCCATGCCGCCGCGAAGCGCCCCGGCGAACTGTCCGGCGGCATGAAGCAGCGCGTCGGCATCGCCCGCGCCATTGCGATGAACCCGCGCGTATTGCTGATGGACGAACCTTTCGGCGCGCTGGACGCGCTGACGCGGGCGGCGCTTCAGGATGTGGTCATGGATTTGCAGGCGCGGCTCAACAACACCGTGCTGATGATCACCCATGACGTCGACGAGGCGGTGTTGCTGGCCGACCGGGTCGTCATGATGACCAACGGTCCGGCGGCGCGGATCGGCGAGGATCGTACCGTGGCGCTCGCCCGCCCGCGCAACCGGCTGGAGGCGATAGACACGCCCGAATATGCCGAGGCGCGCTCCGCCGTCATCCATTTCCTGCATGAGCGCTACCGCAATCCGGCGACGCTCGCGGCCTGA
- a CDS encoding alginate export family protein, giving the protein MKKVFFLLSASAPIAGLSAIAAPALAQDVVFKPIVEARLRYETVDQAGPAPLTSSRDADAVTMRLRAGGEISKGPWAFLAEAEGTLAISEDYNSGVNGKTLFPIVPDPETVEANRVQIQYRTKPLIVTVGRQRINLDDQRFVGSVAWRQNEQTFDAVRVEYMGVKNLKVDLSYAISARTIWGIDGGKFGATNRPTNIDGDNVFANVSYKTKLGTLTGFAYLVDEDEAVVALRRNSSQTYGARFTGAVPFTKKVKLSYLASYARQSDYATNPVDYSADFVVAELGLDVAAFKLTGGYELLGSDGGATGIAGGFAFQTPFATLHKFNGWADKFLTTPGTGIQDYYAGIAYTVPKIGKAGPLVASFTYHRFSSDRLSIHYGDEYNAQVTLKLNKHLSALVKYADYQRKGIASYTGDADTKKFWAQIDYAL; this is encoded by the coding sequence ATGAAGAAGGTTTTTTTCCTGTTGTCGGCATCGGCCCCAATAGCGGGATTGTCCGCGATCGCGGCGCCGGCGCTGGCGCAGGACGTGGTGTTCAAGCCGATCGTCGAAGCGCGGCTGCGTTACGAGACGGTCGATCAGGCCGGTCCCGCGCCACTCACCAGCAGCCGCGACGCCGATGCGGTGACGATGCGGCTGCGCGCGGGCGGCGAGATTTCCAAGGGGCCGTGGGCTTTCCTGGCGGAAGCCGAGGGCACGCTGGCGATCAGCGAGGATTATAATAGTGGCGTCAATGGGAAGACGCTCTTTCCGATCGTCCCTGATCCGGAGACGGTCGAGGCCAATCGGGTGCAGATCCAGTATCGCACCAAGCCGCTGATCGTGACCGTCGGTCGTCAGCGGATCAATCTGGACGACCAGCGCTTTGTCGGATCGGTCGCCTGGCGGCAGAATGAGCAGACCTTCGATGCGGTGCGCGTCGAATATATGGGCGTGAAGAACCTGAAGGTCGACCTTAGCTACGCGATTTCGGCACGGACCATATGGGGCATAGACGGCGGCAAGTTCGGTGCGACCAACCGGCCGACGAACATCGATGGCGACAATGTCTTCGCCAATGTCTCCTACAAGACGAAGCTGGGGACGCTGACCGGCTTTGCCTATCTGGTGGACGAGGATGAGGCCGTCGTCGCGCTGCGGCGGAACAGCAGCCAGACCTATGGTGCGCGCTTCACGGGCGCCGTCCCGTTCACGAAGAAGGTGAAGCTCAGCTACCTCGCCAGCTATGCGCGGCAGAGCGACTATGCGACCAATCCGGTCGATTATTCGGCGGACTTTGTCGTCGCGGAACTGGGGCTGGATGTCGCGGCCTTCAAGCTGACGGGCGGTTATGAACTGCTGGGGTCGGATGGGGGCGCAACCGGGATTGCGGGCGGTTTCGCCTTCCAGACGCCCTTTGCGACGCTGCACAAGTTCAACGGCTGGGCAGACAAGTTCCTGACCACGCCGGGAACGGGCATCCAGGATTATTATGCCGGGATCGCCTATACCGTGCCGAAGATCGGGAAGGCCGGACCGCTGGTGGCGTCCTTCACCTATCATCGCTTCAGCAGCGACCGGCTGTCGATCCATTATGGCGACGAATATAATGCGCAGGTGACGCTGAAGCTGAACAAGCATCTGAGCGCGCTCGTCAAATATGCCGATTATCAGCGCAAGGGGATCGCCAGCTATACCGGCGATGCCGACACCAAGAAGTTCTGGGCGCAGATCGATTACGCGCTCTGA
- the ntrB gene encoding nitrate ABC transporter permease, with translation MRKETSMVSPSPGKTSGPSASAGGAATELGVIVPYPEEAIARRSFEPVAAPVHPLARIARSVAASALPTVVMVVGLLAFWQLLCGSPDATFPSPIKVWQESHEVITHPFKGVEIGLTHFSIQDGGDVGIAGHVLTSLSRVLIGYSIAAVMGVALGILIGQSVFAFRALDPLFQVLRTVPPLAWLPISLAIFQQAQPSAIFLIFITAIWPVILNTAAGVQTLPTAYRNVAKVLALNPVEYFVRIMLPATVPHMFTGLRIGVGMSWLAIVAAEMVQGGTGVGFFIWDSYNSSLLTDTIVALIWIGMVGFALDRIVAFAGRVIGRAG, from the coding sequence ATGAGGAAGGAAACCAGCATGGTGTCGCCATCGCCCGGCAAGACCAGCGGACCGTCGGCTTCGGCCGGCGGCGCCGCGACCGAATTGGGGGTTATCGTGCCCTATCCCGAAGAGGCCATCGCCCGGCGCAGTTTCGAACCTGTGGCCGCGCCGGTGCATCCGCTGGCCCGGATCGCGCGATCCGTAGCGGCGAGCGCGCTGCCGACCGTGGTGATGGTCGTCGGGCTGCTTGCCTTCTGGCAGTTGCTCTGCGGATCGCCCGACGCGACTTTCCCCAGCCCGATCAAGGTCTGGCAGGAAAGTCATGAGGTCATCACTCATCCGTTCAAGGGCGTGGAAATCGGCCTTACCCATTTCAGCATCCAGGATGGCGGCGATGTCGGCATTGCGGGTCATGTGCTGACCAGCCTGAGCCGCGTTCTGATCGGCTACAGCATCGCGGCTGTGATGGGCGTGGCGCTGGGCATATTGATCGGGCAGAGCGTCTTTGCCTTCCGCGCGCTCGATCCGCTGTTCCAGGTGCTGCGCACCGTGCCGCCGCTGGCATGGCTGCCGATCAGCCTGGCGATCTTTCAGCAGGCGCAGCCGTCCGCGATCTTCCTGATCTTCATCACCGCGATCTGGCCGGTCATATTGAACACGGCGGCGGGCGTGCAGACCCTCCCGACCGCTTATCGCAACGTCGCCAAGGTGCTGGCGCTCAATCCGGTCGAATATTTCGTGCGGATCATGCTGCCCGCCACCGTGCCGCACATGTTCACGGGGTTGCGCATCGGCGTCGGCATGAGCTGGCTCGCCATCGTGGCCGCCGAGATGGTGCAGGGTGGCACCGGCGTCGGCTTCTTCATCTGGGACAGCTACAATAGTTCGCTGCTGACCGACACCATCGTCGCGTTGATCTGGATCGGCATGGTGGGCTTTGCACTGGACCGCATCGTCGCCTTTGCGGGCCGCGTCATCGGCCGCGCAGGCTGA
- a CDS encoding M28 family peptidase, with amino-acid sequence MQKIRSGTLAAFLLGSIFTPTLPLAAAPSSVDTIRASALTDKVAMDFTEGLTTEVGPRPAGTPREARARDWTVAKLKSLGFSNVRAEPYTMPVWLRGRDEARVISPFPQNLVLAALGNSASTPEKGLEGEVVYFPTLADLEAAPAASLTGRIAFVGHAMHATQDGSSYGIFGAARRQGPSIASQKGAIAILIRSIGTDNHRQPHTGVQMWAAGVKPIPAAALSMPDAEQLARMVSRGQPVRLHLTLTSKMLKDQPSGNVIAEIPGSDPGAGVVVAACHLDSWDQGTGAIDDGAGCGIVAAAALQAAKAAPLRRTIRLLMAGAEEVGGNGGRAYFDLHGKEAHAMAMESDFGADRVWRVDFRLPQGHDALARRVAAGLAPLGIAASRLPAGGGSDIEPLVKAGVPVIDLQQDGTRYFDIHHTPDDTLDKIDPAQLRQNVAAWAVALFEIANAPESLGGN; translated from the coding sequence ATGCAGAAAATCCGATCGGGCACGCTTGCCGCCTTTCTCCTCGGCAGCATCTTCACCCCCACGCTTCCCCTGGCGGCGGCACCCTCCAGCGTCGATACGATTCGCGCCTCCGCCCTGACGGATAAGGTCGCGATGGATTTCACCGAGGGCCTCACGACGGAGGTCGGTCCCCGCCCGGCCGGCACCCCGCGGGAGGCCCGCGCCCGCGACTGGACGGTGGCGAAGCTCAAGAGCCTGGGCTTCTCCAACGTCCGCGCAGAACCTTATACCATGCCCGTCTGGCTGCGCGGCCGTGACGAAGCCCGCGTGATTTCCCCCTTCCCGCAAAATCTGGTCCTCGCCGCCCTCGGCAACAGCGCCTCCACCCCGGAAAAGGGCCTGGAGGGCGAAGTCGTCTATTTCCCGACCCTGGCCGATCTCGAAGCCGCGCCCGCCGCCAGCCTCACCGGCAGGATCGCCTTCGTCGGCCACGCCATGCACGCGACCCAGGACGGCAGTTCCTACGGAATTTTCGGCGCCGCCCGCCGCCAGGGGCCAAGCATCGCCTCCCAAAAGGGCGCCATCGCCATATTGATCCGGTCGATCGGCACCGACAATCATCGCCAGCCGCATACGGGCGTCCAGATGTGGGCCGCCGGCGTGAAGCCCATTCCCGCCGCCGCGCTCAGCATGCCCGATGCCGAACAGCTTGCCCGCATGGTCTCGCGCGGCCAGCCGGTGCGGCTGCATCTGACGCTCACCTCCAAAATGCTGAAGGACCAGCCGTCGGGCAATGTCATCGCTGAAATCCCCGGCAGCGATCCCGGGGCGGGCGTCGTCGTCGCCGCCTGCCACCTCGACAGTTGGGACCAGGGCACCGGCGCCATCGATGACGGTGCAGGCTGCGGCATCGTGGCCGCCGCCGCTCTTCAGGCCGCGAAGGCCGCACCGCTCCGCCGCACCATCCGCCTGCTGATGGCGGGGGCGGAGGAAGTGGGCGGCAATGGCGGCCGCGCCTATTTCGATCTGCATGGCAAGGAAGCCCACGCCATGGCGATGGAATCGGACTTCGGCGCTGACCGCGTCTGGCGCGTCGATTTCAGGCTGCCGCAGGGGCATGACGCCCTCGCCCGCCGGGTCGCCGCCGGTCTCGCCCCGCTCGGCATCGCCGCCAGCCGCCTGCCCGCGGGCGGAGGTTCCGACATCGAACCGCTGGTGAAGGCGGGCGTGCCCGTGATCGATCTCCAGCAGGACGGCACCCGCTATTTCGACATTCATCACACGCCCGACGATACGCTGGACAAAATCGACCCGGCACAGCTTCGACAGAATGTCGCGGCCTGGGCAGTTGCACTTTTCGAAATCGCAAATGCGCCGGAATCGCTAGGCGGTAACTGA
- a CDS encoding CmpA/NrtA family ABC transporter substrate-binding protein: MAEGDNPDGVSRRGLLKTTGTAALFAAVQQAFPSGAFAAGTGPEVTGAKLGFIALTDAAPLIIAKELGFFAKYGMPDVQVTKQASWGATRDNLVLGSGGGGIDGAHILTPMPYLLTLGAIGKATPMSILARLNVNGQAISVSKEYLGSKADLNAGKMKGVIAQRKGAGKKITMAMTFPGGTHDMWLRYWLAAGGIDPDKDVELITVPPPQMVANMKADTMDAFCVGEPWNDQLVAQQLGYTAVSTGQMWMNHPEKSFAMRSDWVAKYPKAAQAITAAIIEAQRWADNPGNITRLAGTIAGRDYLKCPITDIADRLQGNFNMGDGRKFPNAAFKMKFFAGFASFPYKSHDLWFLTENQRWGKLPMTLDTKGTIAKVNRSDIWRKAAAMLGGKGPASDSRGVEKFFDGKTFDPANPKAYLASLAIKRV, translated from the coding sequence ATGGCAGAGGGGGATAATCCGGACGGCGTCAGCCGGCGTGGACTGCTCAAGACGACCGGTACGGCGGCGCTGTTCGCTGCGGTGCAACAGGCCTTTCCGTCGGGCGCTTTCGCGGCTGGCACAGGACCGGAGGTCACGGGCGCCAAGCTGGGCTTCATCGCGCTGACCGATGCGGCGCCGCTGATCATCGCCAAGGAACTGGGTTTCTTCGCCAAATATGGCATGCCCGACGTGCAGGTGACCAAGCAGGCCAGTTGGGGCGCGACGCGCGACAATCTGGTGCTGGGCAGCGGCGGTGGCGGCATCGATGGCGCGCATATCCTGACGCCCATGCCCTATCTGCTGACGCTGGGCGCCATCGGCAAGGCGACGCCGATGAGCATTCTCGCCCGCCTCAACGTCAACGGCCAGGCGATTTCCGTTTCGAAGGAATATCTGGGGTCCAAGGCCGACCTGAACGCCGGCAAGATGAAGGGCGTGATCGCCCAGCGCAAGGGCGCGGGCAAGAAGATCACCATGGCCATGACCTTCCCCGGCGGCACGCATGACATGTGGCTGCGTTACTGGCTGGCGGCTGGCGGGATCGATCCGGACAAGGATGTGGAACTGATCACCGTGCCGCCGCCGCAGATGGTGGCGAACATGAAGGCCGACACCATGGACGCCTTCTGCGTGGGTGAGCCGTGGAACGACCAGTTGGTCGCGCAGCAGCTTGGCTACACCGCCGTTTCGACCGGCCAGATGTGGATGAACCATCCCGAAAAGAGCTTCGCCATGCGGTCCGATTGGGTCGCGAAATATCCCAAGGCGGCGCAGGCGATCACGGCGGCGATCATCGAGGCGCAGCGCTGGGCGGACAATCCGGGCAACATCACCCGTCTGGCGGGCACGATTGCGGGCCGCGACTATCTGAAATGCCCGATCACCGACATTGCCGACCGCTTGCAGGGCAATTTCAACATGGGCGACGGACGGAAATTCCCGAACGCGGCCTTCAAGATGAAGTTCTTCGCGGGCTTTGCGTCCTTCCCGTACAAGAGCCACGACCTCTGGTTCCTGACCGAGAACCAGCGCTGGGGCAAGCTGCCCATGACGCTGGATACCAAGGGCACGATCGCCAAGGTCAACCGGTCCGACATCTGGCGCAAGGCGGCCGCGATGCTGGGCGGCAAGGGCCCGGCCAGCGACAGCCGCGGCGTCGAGAAATTTTTCGACGGCAAGACGTTCGATCCCGCCAATCCCAAGGCCTATCTGGCCAGCCTGGCGATCAAGCGGGTCTGA
- a CDS encoding 2Fe-2S iron-sulfur cluster-binding protein — protein MMELFVVTRSGATEKLHGEEGATLLDAIRGSGNDELQALCGGSCSCATCHVLVDEEWIGRVGHAEGDECELLEGSSHKGANSRLSCQVKLEPGLSGLRVVLAPEE, from the coding sequence ATGATGGAGCTGTTTGTAGTTACCCGTTCAGGAGCCACGGAAAAGCTTCATGGCGAAGAGGGCGCGACGCTGCTGGACGCGATCCGGGGTTCCGGAAATGACGAACTTCAGGCGCTATGCGGAGGTTCATGTTCCTGCGCGACATGCCACGTCCTGGTGGACGAGGAATGGATCGGCCGCGTGGGTCATGCCGAAGGCGATGAATGCGAACTGTTGGAGGGGTCTTCTCATAAAGGCGCGAATTCCCGGTTGTCGTGCCAGGTAAAACTCGAGCCGGGCTTGTCTGGCTTGCGTGTCGTTTTGGCACCTGAAGAATAG
- a CDS encoding CocE/NonD family hydrolase, giving the protein MRDGVSEVNPNGTPASEDQMTSQNVATEWTPVTVRGVMVPMRDGVRLATDIAIPSKDGVDPFNGRFPTLILRTPYSREAMAAMPTDVVANAAIPGPAAGVRRGYVVVYQDVRGCYGSEGQFSPLVNEAADGLDTMEWIRSQPWSDGRVSFFGPSYHGGAAMAAAGQAPDGLVTAFLQSPAPAQYGGGWPYFDDIFGLGAAVQWTIQQSQMAACRVSEDQLSLVREELLGFSSTVNLIPPVEANFPGDSFTRLLKTLPIRDMPVARHFAWWREWLDQRNLVAEENDDRFARATIPMMHVGGWYDLFLRNTYEQYERLTREAASVEAREGQRMIIGPWSHVDCLLFPSQAAVDGEALNLAWMDQNLKKIRHPFFDHPVTIYVMGENRWRAEASWPLPDTERTRFYLHSRGGANTALGDGLLSTDLPVYESADQYRYDPADPVPSIGGIDLWGSRAAQSEAESRSDVLCYTSAELAEDVEVTGKITATLFAASSAEDTDWWMRLVDVGPDGKAETLSHGAVRARYRMGRARPQPLKPGEIVEYSIDMQATSNVFKKGHRIRVEVSSSCFPLGERHPNSFVDPFSATEADFVVATQTIYHDAEHASFVELPVIPLARERRWIDTPFPLAGGKHLDFGRGAGL; this is encoded by the coding sequence ATGAGGGACGGAGTTTCAGAAGTAAATCCAAATGGCACACCAGCTTCCGAGGATCAGATGACAAGTCAAAATGTCGCCACAGAATGGACGCCTGTCACCGTTCGTGGCGTGATGGTGCCGATGCGAGATGGCGTTCGCTTGGCGACCGATATCGCAATACCGAGCAAGGACGGCGTCGACCCGTTTAACGGCAGGTTTCCCACTCTCATTCTGCGGACGCCTTATAGTAGGGAAGCGATGGCAGCAATGCCCACGGATGTTGTCGCCAACGCGGCAATACCCGGTCCGGCAGCAGGCGTCAGACGCGGTTACGTTGTGGTCTATCAGGATGTCCGGGGTTGCTACGGATCGGAGGGCCAGTTTAGTCCGTTAGTGAACGAGGCGGCAGATGGCCTGGATACTATGGAATGGATCCGCAGCCAGCCCTGGTCTGACGGGCGCGTTTCCTTTTTCGGCCCATCCTACCACGGAGGGGCGGCTATGGCGGCCGCGGGCCAGGCGCCGGATGGACTCGTCACTGCATTCCTGCAATCTCCCGCGCCTGCCCAGTATGGCGGCGGGTGGCCGTATTTCGATGACATATTCGGGTTGGGAGCGGCGGTCCAGTGGACCATTCAGCAGTCTCAGATGGCGGCTTGCCGTGTGTCGGAAGATCAGCTCTCTCTCGTGCGGGAGGAATTGTTGGGCTTTAGTTCGACCGTCAATCTGATCCCGCCCGTCGAGGCTAATTTCCCAGGGGACTCGTTCACGCGCTTGCTGAAGACGTTGCCCATTCGAGATATGCCGGTTGCGCGTCATTTTGCCTGGTGGCGCGAGTGGCTCGATCAACGGAACTTGGTCGCCGAGGAAAACGACGACAGGTTCGCGAGGGCCACCATTCCCATGATGCATGTCGGCGGCTGGTATGACCTTTTTCTTCGCAATACCTATGAACAGTATGAAAGGCTGACGCGCGAAGCGGCGAGCGTTGAGGCGCGCGAAGGACAGCGGATGATCATCGGGCCATGGTCCCATGTCGATTGCTTGTTATTCCCGTCGCAAGCGGCGGTTGATGGCGAAGCGCTTAATCTTGCCTGGATGGACCAGAATTTAAAGAAGATCAGGCATCCTTTTTTCGACCATCCCGTGACAATCTATGTCATGGGCGAAAACCGGTGGCGGGCAGAGGCTAGCTGGCCGTTGCCGGACACTGAGCGGACTCGCTTTTATCTGCATAGCCGGGGCGGTGCCAACACTGCTCTCGGTGACGGCCTGTTGTCTACCGATCTTCCCGTATATGAGTCTGCCGATCAGTACCGCTATGACCCGGCCGATCCGGTACCATCGATCGGCGGCATCGACCTTTGGGGAAGTCGCGCCGCCCAGAGTGAGGCGGAAAGCCGCTCGGATGTACTCTGCTATACCTCGGCGGAATTAGCAGAAGATGTCGAGGTCACCGGAAAGATTACTGCAACGCTTTTCGCGGCATCTTCTGCGGAGGATACCGACTGGTGGATGCGGTTGGTGGATGTCGGTCCCGACGGCAAGGCTGAAACACTCTCGCACGGCGCCGTAAGGGCGCGATACCGCATGGGGCGCGCGCGTCCTCAGCCACTGAAGCCTGGTGAAATTGTCGAATATTCTATCGACATGCAGGCAACCAGCAACGTCTTCAAAAAGGGGCATCGCATCCGCGTGGAAGTGTCCAGCAGCTGCTTCCCTCTGGGAGAACGCCATCCGAACAGCTTCGTCGATCCATTCAGCGCGACTGAAGCGGACTTCGTGGTAGCGACGCAGACCATCTATCATGACGCTGAACACGCCTCCTTTGTCGAGTTGCCTGTCATCCCACTTGCGCGCGAGCGACGCTGGATCGACACGCCCTTTCCGCTCGCGGGTGGCAAGCATCTAGATTTTGGCAGAGGCGCTGGGCTTTAG
- a CDS encoding FCD domain-containing protein: protein MFTDNPPADLEARIDTFERVHWRFHLALIAACGSDHLIAIYRDLYEQTRRYRSLMFKSDTDASDAYEKHGLLAQYCLARDRDRALEVLSGHHHILLNTIYER, encoded by the coding sequence ATGTTCACCGACAATCCGCCCGCAGATCTGGAAGCGAGAATCGACACTTTCGAACGGGTGCATTGGCGCTTTCACCTGGCGCTGATCGCGGCATGCGGTTCGGATCATCTGATCGCCATCTATCGCGATCTTTATGAGCAGACCCGCCGGTACCGTTCATTGATGTTCAAATCGGACACCGACGCCAGCGACGCATATGAGAAGCATGGATTGCTGGCTCAATATTGCCTGGCCCGTGACCGGGATCGCGCTCTGGAGGTTCTGTCGGGGCATCATCATATATTGCTCAACACGATTTACGAGCGTTAG
- a CDS encoding Mu transposase domain-containing protein translates to MVCSKFLANRRKARLVDQERRLLGRLPSHRTTDFAMIAVDVSRNGTVPIERVIYSVPSRLVGRRLHAHLCDDRIDLFLGPDKVMSRQPA, encoded by the coding sequence ATGGTCTGCTCGAAGTTCTTGGCGAACCGCCGCAAGGCCAGGCTCGTCGATCAGGAACGTCGCCTGCTGGGGCGCCTGCCATCCCATCGGACCACAGACTTTGCCATGATCGCGGTCGACGTCAGCCGTAACGGTACCGTTCCTATCGAGAGGGTCATTTATTCGGTTCCCTCCCGTCTGGTCGGTCGTCGGCTGCACGCTCATCTCTGCGATGACCGCATCGATCTCTTTCTCGGCCCCGACAAGGTGATGAGTCGCCAGCCTGCATAG